In Oryza sativa Japonica Group chromosome 2, ASM3414082v1, the following are encoded in one genomic region:
- the LOC4330206 gene encoding uncharacterized protein, with translation MRNPPGRHLLRVATRAVRSSSALGSGGGGGGASTSATSPVAASSSSGGRPRTRSGGRLLRATSPPPPSAIAAAACWESRTMRREGEEEWEEVVAGAEEAVHGAPVPVAEEEEEYRVVFWSPPTGDEVRAAFTSIEEVFGDPFRAHSYETEEQSALSTSVHSSSGNSSGSDDWIEPAAYALNSTALLTREHRNVLDAFRLLQKDPNVQKMVMSLSCDRAVWDAVMNNEAVQEFRRSFQDDKEAAGRKGNPGGPAGVLKWILGNTQAKIMEFMNNIMKIVNMLFHSDDDEAKPDLYTDAVKVSFMLSVFIFIVVAIARINFEPWDFKVW, from the exons atgcgGAACCCGCCCGGGAGGCACCTCCTCCGCGTCGCCACCCGCGCCGTGCGCTCCTCGTCGGcgctcggcagcggcggcggcggagggggcgccTCGACCTCCGCCACGtcccccgtcgccgcctcctcctcatccggTGGCCGCCCGCGCACCCGCTCCGGCGGCCGCCTCCTgcgcgccacctcgccgcccccgccctccgccatcgccgcggccGCGTGCTGGGAGTCCCGCACGATGCGccgcgagggggaggaggagtggGAGGAGGTCGTCGCCGGGGCCGAGGAGGCGGTTCATGGGGCCCCCGTGCCTgttgcggaggaggaggaggagtacaGGGTGGTGTTCTGGTCGCCGCCCACCGGCGACGAGGTCCGCGCAGCCTTCACCAGCATCGAGGA GGTATTTGGTGATCCTTTTCGTGCGCATTCTTATGAAACTGAGGAGCAATCAGCATTGTCCACCTCAGTACATTCGTCATCTGGCAATTCATCAGGATCAGATGACTGGATTGAACCTGCTGCCTATGCTCTCAACTCAACTGCTCTTCTGACAAGGGAACATAGAAATGTTTTGGATGCCTTCCGTTTATTGCAAAAAGATCCTAATGTTCAG AAAATGGTCATGTCCTTGTCATGCGACAGGGCTGTATGGGATGCTGTTATGAACAACGAGGCAGTGCAAGAATTCAGGAGATCTTTCCAGGATG ACAAAGAAGCAGCAGGTAGAAAGGGAAACCCTGGTGGTCCTGCTGGAGTGCTTAAGTGGATTCTGGGCAACACCCAAGCAAAAATAATGGAATtcatgaataatataatgaagATTGTGAACATGCTTTTCCactctgatgatgatgaagcgAAGCCCGACCTTTACACTGATGCAGTGAAGGTGTCATTCATGCTCTCAGTTTTCATCTTCATCGTGGTGGCCATTGCTCGTATCAA TTTTGAGCCGTGGGATTTCAAAGTGTGGTGA
- the LOC4330205 gene encoding uncharacterized protein, which yields MMLTKPHPSSNLLLPTTTALPNPSPNPSRVTPLASGRGRRGHHRVCASSVAPAQPASVAQPTAPALSRVDVLSEALPFIQRFRGKTVVVKYGGAAMKSPELQSSVIRDLVLLSCVGLRPVLVHGGGPEINSWLGRVGVEPQFRNGLRVTDALTMEVVEMVLVGKVNKQLVSLISVAGATAVGLCGKDARLLTARPSPDAAALGFVGEVTRVNPSVLHPIIESGHIPVIATVAADETGQAYNINADTAAGEIAAALGAEKLLLLTDVSGILADRNDPGSLVKEIDIAGVRQMVADGKVGGGMIPKVECCVRALAQGVHTASIIDGRVPHSLLLEILTDEGTGTMITG from the coding sequence ATGATGCTCACCAAGCCCCACCCTTCGtccaacctcctcctccccaccaccacAGCGCTCCCAAATCCTagcccaaaccctagccgcgtcACGCCCCTGGCTTCCggccgtggccgccgcggccaccaccgCGTGTGCGCCTCCTCCGTGGCGCCCGCGCAGCCCGCGTCGGTGGCCCAGCCCACGGCACCGGCGCTGAGCCGCGTGGACGTGCTCTCGGAGGCGCTCCCGTTCATCCAGCGGTTCAGGGGCAAGACGGTGGTGGTGAAgtacggcggcgcggcgatgaaGTCGCCCGAGCTGCAGTCGTCGGTGATCCGCGACCTGGTCCTCCTCTCCTGCGTCGGCCTCCGCCCCGTGCTCGTGCACGGCGGGGGCCCGGAGATCAACTCGTGGCTGGGGCGCGTCGGCGTCGAGCCGCAGTTCCGGAACGGCCTCCGCGTCACGGACGCGCTCACCATGGAGGTCGTGGAGATGGTGCTCGTCGGCAAGGTCAACAAGCAGCTCGTCTCCCTCAtcagcgtcgccggcgccaccgccgtcggccTCTGCGGCAAGGACGCGCGCCTCCTCACCGCGCGCCCttcccccgacgccgccgcactCGGCTTCGTTGGCGAGGTGACGCGCGTCAACCCGTCCGTCCTCCACCCCATCATCGAGTCCGGCCACATCCCGGTCATCGCGACCGTGGCCGCCGACGAGACCGGGCAGGCCTACAACATCAACGCCGACACCGCGGCCGGCGAGATCGCCGCCGCGTTGGGCGCGgagaagctgctgctgctcaccgACGTGTCCGGGATACTCGCCGACCGCAATGACCCCGGGAGCCTTGTGAAGGAGATCGACATCGCCGGGGTGCGGCAGATGGTGGCCGACGGGAAGGTGGGCGGTGGGATGATCCCCAAGGTGGAGTGCTGCGTCCGCGCGCTGGCGCAGGGCGTGCACACCGCGAGTATCATCGACGGCCGCGTCCCGCACTCGCTGCTGCTGGAGATCCTCACCGACGAGGGCACCGGCACCATGATCACTGGCTGA